Proteins encoded together in one Flavobacterium keumense window:
- a CDS encoding regulatory protein RecX: protein MSEVNSVKEAIHKIEHFCAYQERCHDEVVQKLRTMKMDSAEIDEILAHLIQENYLNESRFACSFARGKHRIKFWGKVRIVNELKLRNISTYNINLALKEITPEEYEANFNALAERNWYSIKESNGLKKRKKCCDFLLRKGYESTMVYEKVKELEAGKN from the coding sequence ATGAGCGAAGTCAATTCCGTTAAAGAAGCGATTCATAAAATAGAACATTTCTGTGCCTATCAGGAGCGTTGCCACGATGAAGTGGTGCAAAAATTACGCACTATGAAAATGGATTCGGCAGAAATTGACGAAATTTTGGCTCATTTAATCCAAGAAAACTACCTCAACGAAAGTCGGTTTGCCTGTAGTTTTGCCCGAGGAAAACACCGCATTAAGTTTTGGGGCAAAGTTCGTATTGTAAACGAATTGAAATTGAGAAATATCTCCACTTACAACATCAATTTGGCACTTAAAGAAATTACCCCTGAAGAATATGAAGCAAATTTCAATGCTTTGGCCGAACGAAATTGGTATTCCATTAAAGAATCCAACGGACTCAAAAAACGTAAAAAATGTTGTGATTTCTTATTGCGAAAAGGCTACGAAAGTACTATGGTGTACGAAAAAGTGAAAGAGTTAGAAGCTGGGAAAAATTAG